The Chloroflexota bacterium DNA segment CAGGGCGCTGACGGGCAACTTCGGCCAGTAAATCGAAATCGAACCATTCAGCAATCGCCCCGTGGAATCCGATGACCGGCGCTGAGTTTGACGTTTTTTGGGTGGGCATAAAATGCGCTAAATCCACACCGTTGGGAATCAGCAGAGCGTCCGGGCGTTGTTCGCGGATACGGTGATATAGCACCCTGGAGGAAGTAACCACCAGATCGGCTTCGGCAAGTAATTTCTGATGATAGTCCACCGCCCGAAAACCCGGAGGTAATTTTTGTACGCGGTCAGATTCGGCGTGGATACTGATGTCGTCCAGCACATCGTAAATCACGAAGGGTTGATCGTATTCAGCCAGTTGCGGATAGTGATGGGGGTAATAGATAATCACCGCCGCGCCGCGCAAGCACACTTCATCATCAGGGCCAAGAATATGTAGCAGAGGGTGCGGGCTGTCACCGCGTCGCGCCCAATCGCCCCAAAAGGTTTCGATGCCCGCGTTTGCCAACTGCGTGGCAAGATGATGCGGACGTTGTTTAATGCCATCCCAGGGAATACCCGGCGCAGGCGGAAAATAAACTGTGGGTAAACGCGGAGCGGGTTCTGTCAGCGTGGAGAGATTGCGGCGCAGCAGCTTCAGCCATTGCGACTGCCAGCGTTCCAGCGAGAACGCTTGTGCTACTTCGCGGCCGCGCGCGCCGAATTGGGCGCGCATCTCCGGGTTATCGAGCAAATGCCGCAAAGCCCCAACCAGGGCCAGGGCGCTCGGATTAATCAGAAGACCATTATAGCCATTGATAACCAAATTCGGCAAACCACCCACATCCGTAGCAACAACAGCATTACCCGCGGCCAGCGCTTCGAGGCACGAAAGTGATGTCCCTTCGCTGTGAATGGTCGGAATCAGGGTGATGTGCGCCTGCTGATAGACAGCGGGCATTTCTTCGGGCGGCAGCGCACCCCAACGCACGCGCCCCGGGTATTGATCCAGCCACTTTTCAATTTGCTCCACTTCGAGCGCGTCCGCCTGCCCAACAAAATAGAATTCCGCTTTGGGGTAGGCATCCAAAATTTCGGACAAAATCTCGGCTACGAGCCAGAAACCGCGCGGACGATACAGGCGGCGAGGGTAGAGGATAGTGATACCCTCACCCCCTCTCCTGAAATTGGGAGAGGGGGGCATAAACACATCCACATCCACAAAATTGGGCACATATACAAACTTCTCCGCCAAACTAGCCAGATTGGCTCGCGCCCAGTTGATCGTATTCGTATCCACCGAAACAATCGTATCCAAATGGCGACAGGCGCTCAACACCGTCTGCATGGCAGGCAGATTGGCCTGATAATCCGCGTAATCCCAAAATACGCCGTGACTGATACCCAGCGATGCCCCCGCTACAGGAACCGCCAACGAAAAGGGCGAAAAAATCGTCAGCGCGGCGGCATGGGGCAGGCGGGCAAACTCTTCGGGCAGGCGGGCCGCATCGCCGCCCACATCCAGGCCCGTAACACGCAAATCGCGGTAATAGCGCACCCAATAGCCATTGCCACACTGAACAAGCTCGGGCGTATAACCCATCTCACGGATCAGGCCCGCCAATTCCAGAACATAGCGCTCGGCGCCACCCGAATACATCACGTTACCGTCGAAATCAAAAAACGTATACGTGAGAATAACCACACGCTGCTCCGGCGGCACATCAGGATGCCCAAGCTGCACAGGCTGCTGATAAGAGACTTCCGAATCAATGACTACAGGAAAAACCTGTTTGCGGAAACGATGCCGGACACGCTTAAGTATGGGGAGTAGTCTCAACTTGATGAGAATTCTGCGCCCCAAAGCATGGAGTTTCGCGCGCCACCCCGGCGTGAGAGGCGGACGAAGAGCATCCAAATGCGCCCGAAGATGCGCAATCTCCAAATTCATACTCACAAGTACCCCTGTGTGGTCGTGCTCCATCTGGCGAATCAGGCCGGTATAGTCAAAAACCTGCTGGTGTTCGAGTTCTTTGAGCTTTTCAAGCAGCGCGGCTTCGCGCTGCGATTCTAGTGCGCTCAATTTTTCGGCAGCGGCGGCATCCTTGCGGCGTTCAAGCTCATCCAGGTGAGCGACAAGCCGTTCTGCGCTGTGCTGCTCAAACTGGAGCGTCGCTTCAGCCTGTCGGTTTTCAAGTTCATCAATTTTTCTGGCCAGATCCGATGCGCTTCGGCGCTCAGTTTCCTGAATTTTCTGCGCCAGTTCTGCCGCACTATTTTGCTCCATCGCCTGAACGCGTTCCAGCAAGGTCTGGGCATGATCCTGTTCCACGCGCTGGAGTTGGACACGCAGTATTTCAATTTGGGTCAAAAATTCGGCGCGCTGCGTCTCTGTGGCGCGGCGGACTTCAATTAGCAAGGCCAACGCGTCGGCCAGGGCCGCGGCCAGAGATTCGGCTTCATGGGATGTGGGATGCAACTCTGAAATTGCGTCCCATCTGCTCGCGGGCGCGGGCGAGTCGTCCACTGCTCCCAGGCCTGCCACAAGATAACAAGTCTGCTCTGGGGGCATAATCCCGGCCCGATGAATATCAATCAGCAGTGTTTTGAGTTCAGGATCAACTCCATCTACCCCATCGATGAAACTTTCCGTCCAGCTTGCGCCGAGATACGCGCGGCCAAGGTAGTTCAGTCTGGCAGACTGAAAAGCGCGGCTCAAATCATGGACAGGGATCTCTTTGCCAAACGGCCACAAATTCTGGCTGCTCTTGTGGGCGCGCCACAACCAATACCAGTAATTTTGCGCATTGGGAACGAGCGCCAACACATATTTGCGGCTGCGGCTGGACATGGCGTGCAATAAAGCGGCCTGCTGCTCAAAATCGTAATGCTCCAGTACACCAGCGTTGAAAACCAGATCATATTCCGCTATGCCGGATTGGAAAGCATCTTCGAGAATGAATTCGGCGTGCAGGCCAACGCGCTCGAAATTTTCTCGCGCACGCGCCAGTGCTTCGGATGAAAAATCCAGCAGGGTGACGTCATACCCTTGCTGCGCCAGCACCAGGCTTTGTTCACCGGCTCCACAACCCGCTTCGAGCACGCGCCCACCATCGGGGAGCAGTTCGCTCACCAGGGTGGCAAACTCCGCGCGAAACTGGCGCGTATGCTCGTCTTCGGCAGCCGCATCGGGCAGCGAGGCGTAGTAATCATCCCATTTTTGGCGTTCGGTATTCGAATTCACGTTGATTTTTGCGCGCTCACTCGTCCGTGGTCAACTTCGTACGAAATTCTTCAAACTCATCCAATCGACCTTCATCCTGTGACCAGCGGCGAACTTCGTCAAAATCAAAATTTTGCTTTTGCGCCACCCAAATTGCCTGATGCAAGCACTGCCGATCTCCCCAGAAATAAAATGCAGCCAACCGATCTTTTATACAATCGGTTGGGGAAAGAATACGAAGAACACCCGTTGAATAGTGAATTTCGTTGATTTGCCCGACAGGTTCTTCACCTATCGTCAGCGGCCCAGGAGGAAATTCGACAAAAAACTTGGTCCCTGGGTGCGTAAAATGTCGGCCTTCTTCTTGAAAACCAATCCTCATCATAACTGAAGCAATCTTCTGATGCCGGACAGTCCGCGTATTTATCATATCCAGGTCCAGGGAAACATAGCGATTCTGGCTATAAATTGAGACGACTGCCCCGCCGGAAAGAACAACATCGATCCCTTTGGTTTTCAAATGAGATTGTACAAAAGCCCCCAACTCCCCTTGCGACATTTCGCTAATCGATTTTGTCATGGTTTTCCCCGACGGCGCGGTCTGCGTCTGTTAAGTAGCAATTGCTCGCGCTCTTCTGCTGCATAGAATGAAAGCGCTTTTTCTAGCAGCGACTTAAGCTCATTTAGAAATGGGTATCGGGGGTTAAACTCGTAGAGCCGTGTACGCCCCACCATACGGCTTACCAAGACCCCGCCGGTTTCCAGTTTGTCCAATTGTTTTTGAACACCGTATAGACTCGTATCGAAAAAGCGCGCAATTTCCCTGGCGTATCCCGTTTGACGAGCAACCAGGAAAATCAGAACGCGCTCACTATTCTCAGACCCAAGTAAAGACTCTATCACCAAAGACCACCTTTTTAGGTCGTATGACCAATTTAGATGGTCATTATAACAGAAAGCACATTAACCACAAAGACACAAAGGCACAAAGTTTTTTCCTTCGCGTCTTTGTGTCTTTGTGGTTCGTTTGTATTAAACCCTAAAAATCTCTGAGGTCTTTAGGGGCTAATTTTCGTCTGCGCCGCCAATTAATCAGCGGAGCCAGCGCACGGCGGGCATAATAACGCAGGTAAATCCATGAGAGCCAATTGCCCCCGTCGCGGCGATGGATGCGCAGCATTTCAGGCCAGCAGCGCTCGTCAGCGGCGATAGTTTTTGCATCGTCGTGCAGGCGGAAGTTGGCCCAGACGCGCCCCGGCAAATAACGGATTTCGGACACAGCGGCCAGGCGCACCCACAGGTCGTAGTCCATCGCAAAGTAAAAACTCTCATCGAGGGGGCCGACCTGTCGCCATAAATCCCCACGCCAAAAAGCAGCTTGCTGCGGCACATACACCCCCCCGCGGCGCAGACGTTCCAGGCTGGTTTGTTGGGCGTTGAATTGGCCAATGATATTGCCCTGTGCGTCGATGAAATTTGCATCGCCGTATACCAGCCCAATGGTGGGGTTTTGTATCAGAAATTCCACCGCGGTGGCGATAGCGCCGGGGTTATAGGTATCATCCGAATTAAGGTAGGCTAAAATTTTGCCCCGGGCGCGGGCAAAGCCTTTGTTGATCGCCGCGGTCTGCCCCGCATCGGGTTCTGAGACCCACCAGGCCAGCCGGTTGGCGTAGCGGTTAATGATCTCGACGCTGCCATCCGTCGAGCCGCCATCCACAACAATATATTCGATGTTGGGGTAGTCCTGTTCCAGCACCGAGCGAAGCGTGGCTTCGAGATATTGTGCCTGATTGAAGGAGGGAGTGACAATCGAAACTAACGGCTGCCGGTCCATTGTTGCCATTCGTCATCGGAATAGAAAATTTCTGCCACATCAGCCGTCAACTCGTACACACGGGCAATTTCTTCATCGGCCAGGCGGTGCTTCCAGTTGAGCAGGTTAGCGCGGCTGTCGAGTTGTGTAGAAAATTCGCGTTGTTCAGGCTGTTCTTTCGGGTTGCTCCTATGCGTGGATTGCGTGATTTTTCGACGCACCCAGGGGGTAAAGGCCAACCCCAGAGCCGCGTACATATCTTGGTAGCCATCCACCGGGTGTAGTGAAATATCTTCGTGGCGAA contains these protein-coding regions:
- a CDS encoding glycosyltransferase, encoding MNSNTERQKWDDYYASLPDAAAEDEHTRQFRAEFATLVSELLPDGGRVLEAGCGAGEQSLVLAQQGYDVTLLDFSSEALARARENFERVGLHAEFILEDAFQSGIAEYDLVFNAGVLEHYDFEQQAALLHAMSSRSRKYVLALVPNAQNYWYWLWRAHKSSQNLWPFGKEIPVHDLSRAFQSARLNYLGRAYLGASWTESFIDGVDGVDPELKTLLIDIHRAGIMPPEQTCYLVAGLGAVDDSPAPASRWDAISELHPTSHEAESLAAALADALALLIEVRRATETQRAEFLTQIEILRVQLQRVEQDHAQTLLERVQAMEQNSAAELAQKIQETERRSASDLARKIDELENRQAEATLQFEQHSAERLVAHLDELERRKDAAAAEKLSALESQREAALLEKLKELEHQQVFDYTGLIRQMEHDHTGVLVSMNLEIAHLRAHLDALRPPLTPGWRAKLHALGRRILIKLRLLPILKRVRHRFRKQVFPVVIDSEVSYQQPVQLGHPDVPPEQRVVILTYTFFDFDGNVMYSGGAERYVLELAGLIREMGYTPELVQCGNGYWVRYYRDLRVTGLDVGGDAARLPEEFARLPHAAALTIFSPFSLAVPVAGASLGISHGVFWDYADYQANLPAMQTVLSACRHLDTIVSVDTNTINWARANLASLAEKFVYVPNFVDVDVFMPPSPNFRRGGEGITILYPRRLYRPRGFWLVAEILSEILDAYPKAEFYFVGQADALEVEQIEKWLDQYPGRVRWGALPPEEMPAVYQQAHITLIPTIHSEGTSLSCLEALAAGNAVVATDVGGLPNLVINGYNGLLINPSALALVGALRHLLDNPEMRAQFGARGREVAQAFSLERWQSQWLKLLRRNLSTLTEPAPRLPTVYFPPAPGIPWDGIKQRPHHLATQLANAGIETFWGDWARRGDSPHPLLHILGPDDEVCLRGAAVIIYYPHHYPQLAEYDQPFVIYDVLDDISIHAESDRVQKLPPGFRAVDYHQKLLAEADLVVTSSRVLYHRIREQRPDALLIPNGVDLAHFMPTQKTSNSAPVIGFHGAIAEWFDFDLLAEVARQRPEYQFRLIGPASVRLNTLTALPNITHRGPVAYEKIPAQVVRFDVGILPFRLNELTHAVRPLKVLEYLAMGIPVVATPLKELKDWPGVFTATTPEQFAVALDKALAMKNAIREDEQVRAFIDAADWGEAARPLVEAIKQKF
- a CDS encoding glycosyltransferase, coding for MATMDRQPLVSIVTPSFNQAQYLEATLRSVLEQDYPNIEYIVVDGGSTDGSVEIINRYANRLAWWVSEPDAGQTAAINKGFARARGKILAYLNSDDTYNPGAIATAVEFLIQNPTIGLVYGDANFIDAQGNIIGQFNAQQTSLERLRRGGVYVPQQAAFWRGDLWRQVGPLDESFYFAMDYDLWVRLAAVSEIRYLPGRVWANFRLHDDAKTIAADERCWPEMLRIHRRDGGNWLSWIYLRYYARRALAPLINWRRRRKLAPKDLRDF
- a CDS encoding winged helix-turn-helix transcriptional regulator, which gives rise to MIESLLGSENSERVLIFLVARQTGYAREIARFFDTSLYGVQKQLDKLETGGVLVSRMVGRTRLYEFNPRYPFLNELKSLLEKALSFYAAEEREQLLLNRRRPRRRGKP